In the Gossypium raimondii isolate GPD5lz chromosome 9, ASM2569854v1, whole genome shotgun sequence genome, one interval contains:
- the LOC105800608 gene encoding 1-aminocyclopropane-1-carboxylate oxidase homolog 1, which translates to MIATPEPDHDRKTELMAIDQSKSGIKGLVDAGLAKLPRVFVHDHLNLNIKSGPAPDNVNIPVIDFAGVNTDSTRRAMIIDEIRNACMKWGFFQVVNHGIPVITLEEMINGIRRFHEQEPEAKEKLYSRDESKKVTFNTKIDMSQTMAAYWRDTLTCVMAPNPPATQELPGTCRDIMLDYTNNVMNLGTTLFELISEALGLNPKHLKDIGCTEGLYVMGHYSPACPEPELTMGTGVHTDSGFLTVLLQDQIGGLQVLHDNRWIDVTPIPGALIINLGDLLQLISNDKFISVYHRVVARNIGPRISIASFFRTYIEPQNALRRYGPIKELLSENNPQIYKETNVVDYFKFKHLKGVEGTSALAHFKLF; encoded by the exons atgattgCCACACCCGAGCCCGACCATGACCGGAAAACCGAGTTAATGGCCATCGACCAATCAAAATCCGGCATCAAAGGACTCGTCGACGCGGGCTTAGCAAAGCTCCCACGTGTTTTCGTGCACGATCACTTGAACCTTAATATCAAATCAGGACCTGCCCCCGACAATGTTAACATCCCGGTCATTGACTTTGCCGGTGTCAACACCGATTCCACTCGACGGgctatgataattgatgaaatcCGTAACGCCTGCATGAAATGGGGATTCTTTCAAGTTGTTAACCATGGAATCCCTGTTATCACCTTGGAAGAGATGATCAATGGGATCCGTAGGTTCCATGAACAAGAACCTGAAGCCAAAGAGAAGCTTTATTCTAGAGATGAATCCAAGAAGGTTACGTTCAATACTAAGATTGATATGTCTCAAACTATGGCTGCTTATTGGAGGGATACCCTTACTTGTGTTATGGCCCCTAATCCGCCTGCTACTCAAGAGCTACCTGGAACTTGcag GGATATAATGCTTGATTACACGAACAATGTGATGAACTTGGGGACTACACTCTTCGAATTGATATCAGAAGCTCTAGGGCTAAACCCAAAGCACCTCAAGGACATTGGTTGCACCGAGGGACTGTATGTTATGGGCCATTATTCTCCGGCATGCCCTGAACCAGAACTCACAATGGGCACCGGCGTCCACACAGACAGTGGTTTCCTCACCGTGCTCCTCCAAGACCAAATTGGTGGCCTCCAAGTCCTACATGATAATCGATGGATTGATGTTACCCCAATTCCCGGAGCTCTTATAATAAACCTTGGAGATCTGTTACAA CTAATTTCAAACGACAAGTTCATCAGCGTGTACCATAGGGTAGTAGCAAGAAACATTGGACCTCGAATATCAATTGCTAGCTTTTTCAGAACATATATTGAACCACAAAATGCATTAAGAAGGTATGGACCGATCAAGGAACTGTTGTCTGAAAACAACCCACAAATTTACAAGGAAACCAATGTGGTGGATTATTTCAAATTCAAGCACCTTAAAGGTGTTGAAGGGACCTCTGCTCTTGCACATTTCAAGCTCttttaa
- the LOC105800610 gene encoding 1-aminocyclopropane-1-carboxylate oxidase homolog 1 translates to MATEASVNYDRTKELKQFDDTKTGVKGLVDSGILNVPKIFIRPAEDLAADELNSSQKTIEVPVIDLSNIGDSIRRKEIVNEVKIASGEWGFFQVINHGIPLSVLDEMIEGLRLFNEQDLELKKEMYSRDSAKKVKFHSNFDLYTSKTADWRDTLQLTFLDSDPDPSQMPPVCRKSTMEYFKHIKRLGDALFELLSEALGLQPDHLNSIGCSKGCSIVTHYYPPCPQPELTLGVRKHADAGILTVLLQNHMGGLQVLHDSQWFDVHPTRGGLVINVGDLLQVLSNNKFKSVKHRAISSHVGPRISVACFFSGHASLLDKPFGPIKKLISEANPPRYEEFLLKEYFAKFFASSLDSKPPIDYYKL, encoded by the exons ATGGCAACCGAAGCCTCAGTCAATTACGACAGAACCAAAGAGTTGAAGCAATTCGACGACACAAAAACTGGTGTTAAAGGACTCGTCGACTCCGGAATACTCAACGTCCCCAAGATTTTCATTCGACCAGCCGAGGACCTTGCCGCCGACGAACTGAATTCCAGTCAGAAAACCATTGAAGTTCCTGTTATAGATTTAAGCAACATCGGAGACAGTATCCGGCGAAAGGAGATCGTAAACGAAGTTAAGATTGCATCAGGGGAATGGGGTTTCTTCCAAGTGATAAACCATGGGATCCCATTAAGTGTTTTGGATGAAATGATTGAAGGGCTACGTTTGTTTAATGAACAAGATTTGGAGTTGAAGAAAGAGATGTATAGCCGTGACAGTGCAAAGAAAGTGAAATTCCACTCTAATTTTGATCTTTATACTTCAAAAACGGCTGATTGGAGGGACACTTTGCAACTTACTTTCCTTGATTCTGACCCTGACCCTTCTCAAATGCCACCAGTCTGCAG AAAATCAACAATGGAGTATTTTAAGCATATAAAAAGATTGGGAGACGCTTTGTTTGAGTTGCTATCAGAGGCACTTGGTCTTCAACCAGACCACCTTAACTCAATCGGATGTAGTAAAGGGTGTAGCATAGTGACCCACTACTATCCACCTTGCCCTCAACCTGAACTCACTTTAGGGGTAAGGAAACATGCAGACGCAGGCATATTAACAGTGCTTCTACAGAACCATATGGGCGGCCTCCAAGTCCTTCACGACAGTCAATGGTTCGACGTCCACCCCACTCGAGGTGGTTTGGTCATAAACGTCGGCGATCTTCTTCAA gttttatcaaataataagtTCAAGAGTGTGAAACATAGAGCAATTTCCAGTCATGTCGGACCTAGAATTTCGGTGGCATGTTTTTTCTCAGGACATGCTAGCTTGCTTGACAAGCCATTTGGACCAATCAAAAAGCTGATATCAGAGGCAAATCCTCCTCGATATGAAGAGTTTTTGTTAAAGGAATATTTTGCCAAGTTTTTTGCAAGCTCACTTGATTCCAAGCCTCCTATAGATTACTACAAGCTGTGA
- the LOC105800609 gene encoding 1-aminocyclopropane-1-carboxylate oxidase homolog 1, giving the protein MATETSVDYDRTKELKQFDDTKAGVKGLVDAGILNIPKIFVRPAEDLAADELNSGHKNVEVPIIDVSNVGDSIRRQEIVNEVKIASGEWGFFQVINHGIPLSVLDEMIEGIRLFNEQDLELKMELYSRDGAKKVKFLSNFDIYTSKALDWKDTLQLSLLDFDPDPSEMPPVCRKSTMEYIKHLKKLGETLFELLSEALGLQPDHLNSIGCSKGCSIVAHYYPPCPQPELTLGVRKHADAGILTVLLQNHIGGLQVLHDDQWFDVHPIRGGLVINIGDLLQVLSNDKFKSVKHRAIASHVGPRISVPCFFSGHASLLDKPFGPIKDLLSEANPPRYKEFLLKEYLAKFFSSSLDDNKLPLDYYKQ; this is encoded by the exons ATGGCAACCGAAACCTCAGTGGATTACGACAGAACCAAAGAGTTGAAGCAATTCGACGACACAAAAGCTGGTGTTAAAGGACTCGTCGATGCCGGAATACTTAACATCCCCAAGATTTTCGTTCGACCAGCCGAGGACCTTGCCGCCGACGAACTGAATTCTGGCCACAAAAACGTCGAAGTCCCGATCATAGATGTAAGCAACGTCGGAGACAGTATCCGGCGACAGGAGATCGTAAACGAAGTTAAGATTGCATCAGGGGAATGGGGTTTCTTCCAAGTGATAAACCATGGGATCCCATTAAGTGTTTTGGATGAAATGATTGAAGGGATACGTTTGTTTAATGAACAAGATTTGGAGTTGAAGATGGAGCTGTATAGCCGTGACGGTGCAAAGAAAGTGAAATTCCTCTCTAACTTTGATATTTATACTTCAAAAGCTCTTGATTGGAAGGACACTTTGCAACTCTCTTTGCTAGATTTTGATCCTGACCCCTCTGAAATGCCACCTGTCTGCAG AAAATCAACAATGGAGTATATTAAGCATTTGAAAAAATTGGGAGAAACTTTGTTTGAGTTATTATCAGAGGCACTTGGTCTTCAACCAGACCACCTTAACTCAATCGGATGCAGTAAAGGGTGTAGCATAGTGGCCCATTACTATCCACCTTGCCCTCAACCTGAACTCACTTTAGGGGTAAGGAAACATGCAGATGCAGGCATATTAACGGTGCTTCTACAAAACCATATTGGCGGCCTCCAAGTCCTTCACGACGATCAATGGTTCGACGTCCACCCAATTCGAGGCGGTTTGGTCATAAACATCGGTGATCTTCTTCAG GTTTTGTCAAATGATAAGTTCAAGAGTGTGAAGCATAGAGCAATTGCCAGTCATGTCGGACCCAGAATTTCAGTACCATGTTTTTTCTCAGGACATGCTAGCTTGCTTGACAAGCCATTTGGGCCAATCAAAGATCTACTATCAGAGGCAAATCCTCCTCGATACAAAGAGTTTTTGTTGAAGGAATATCTTGCCAAGTTTTTTTCAAGCTCGCTTGATGATAACAAGCTTCCTTTAGATTACTACAAGCAGTga
- the LOC105800611 gene encoding 1-aminocyclopropane-1-carboxylate oxidase homolog 1, with protein MASITSVSYDRTKELKQFDDTKAGVKGLVDTGILNIPKFFVRPAEDLAADELNSAHKNIEVPIIDLSNIGDSIRRQEIVNEIRIASEEWGFFQVINHGIPLSVLDEMIEATRLFNEQDLELKMELYSRDGAKKVVFNSNSDLYTSQSADWRDSLRLTSFESNPDSSDLPPVYREPTMEYNKHINILVETLFELLSEALGLQPDHLSSMGCNKGCSIVSHYYPPCPEPELTLGLRKHADAGIMALLLQNHVTGLQVLHDDQWFDVHPARGGLVVNIGDLLQILSNNKFKSVKHRVTANRVGPRISVVCFFSGHADMLEEPFGTIKELISETNPPRYKEFVLKEYIDKVLSSPIDSKPAIDYYKL; from the exons ATGGCATCCATCACCTCAGTATCTTATGACAGAACCAAAGAGTTGAAGCAATTCGACGACACAAAAGCTGGTGTTAAAGGACTCGTTGACACCGGAATACTCAACATCCCCAAGTTTTTCGTTCGACCAGCCGAGGATCTTGCCGCCGACGAACTGAATTCCGCCCATAAAAACATCGAAGTTCCCATCATAGATTTAAGCAACATCGGAGACAGTATCCGGCGACAGGAGATTGTAAACGAAATTAGGATTGCATCAGAGGAATGGGGTTTCTTCCAAGTGATAAACCATGGGATCCCATTAAGTGTTTTGGATGAGATGATTGAAGCGACACGTTTGTTTAATGAACAAGATTTGGAGTTGAAGATGGAGCTGTATAGCCGTGACGGTGCAAAGAAAGTGGTATTCAACTCTAACTCTGATCTTTACACTTCACAATCTGCTGATTGGAGAGACAGTTTGAGGCTTACTTCATTCGAGTCTAATCCTGATTCTTCAGATTTGCCACCAGTTTACAG GGAACCAACAATGGAGTACAATAAGCACATCAACATATTGGTAGAAACTTTGTTCGAGTTACTATCAGAGGCACTTGGTCTTCAACCAGACCATCTAAGCTCAATGGGATGCAATAAAGGGTGTAGCATTGTGTCCCACTACTATCCACCTTGCCCTGAACCTGAACTCACTTTAGGTCTAAGGAAACATGCAGATGCAGGGATAATGGCATTACTTCTCCAGAACCATGTCACTGGCCTCCAAGTCCTTCACGACGACCAATGGTTCGATGTTCACCCTGCTCGAGGTGGTTTGGTGGTAAACATCGGTGATCTTCTTCAG ATTTTATCAAATAACAAGTTCAAGAGTGTGAAGCATAGGGTGACTGCCAATCGTGTCGGACCTAGAATTTCGGTGGTATGTTTTTTTTCAGGACATGCTGATATGCTTGAAGAACCATTTGGGACAATCAAAGAACTGATATCAGAGACAAATCCTCCTCGATACAAAGAATTTGTGTTGAAGGAATATATAGACAAGGTTTTGTCTAGCCCAATTGATAGCAAGCCTGCCATTGATTATTACAAGTTGTGA
- the LOC105800612 gene encoding RING-H2 finger protein ATL16 yields the protein MDLVTKIQSSQPLSPITSPGKSILSSHSHSSDTSFPIIAIAVLGILATAFLLLSYYIFVIKCCLNWQRIDLLRRFSLSQRRPEDTLMVYSPATEQRKGLDESVIRKIPIFQFKNEGESCECAVCLNEFNQDEKLRIIPNCSHVFHIDCIDAWLQNNANCPLCRTSICISNDRFQFDPIIALSSTSRDPNPYNETVISGDEDFVVIEITNNNNQTGDGSIPVPVSASPWKIELPKKATRKYRKGSSMGDECIDIRDKDEQFVIQPIRRSISMDSSADRQLYLAVQEAIRLNGGRQVSEVSPIEAGCSSNRVRRSFFSIGHCRRSKSSALLPVYLEP from the coding sequence ATGGATCTTGTGACCAAAATCCAATCCTCACAACCACTTTCACCAATCACAAGTCCAGGTAAGTCAATCTTAAGCTCACATTCCCATTCATCTGATACAAGTTTCCCTATCATAGCCATTGCTGTCTTAGGAATTTTAGCAACAGCTTTCTTATTACTCAGCTATTACATCTTCGTCATCAAATGTTGTCTCAATTGGCAAAGGATTGATCTTTTAAGACGGTTTTCTTTATCACAAAGACGACCCGAAGACACTTTAATGGTTTATTCGCCGGCAACGGAACAACGTAAAGGACTCGATGAATCGGTGATAAGGAAAATCCCGatatttcaattcaagaatGAAGGAGAGAGTTGTGAATGTGCGGTTTGCTTGAACGAATTCAACCAAGACGAGAAGCTAAGAATAATACCGAATTGCAgccatgtttttcatatagatTGTATCGATGCTTGGCTTCAAAACAATGCTAATTGTCCACTTTGTAGAACGAGTATATGTATATCTAATGATCGGTTCCAATTTGACCCCATCATTGCTCTGAGCTCAACATCACGAGATCCCAATCCGTATAACGAAACTGTCATTAGTGGCGATGAAGATTTCGTTGTGATTGAAATAACTAACAACAACAACCAAACAGGGGATGGGTCAATACCCGTACCGGTGTCGGCTTCGCCATGGAAAATTGAGCTGCCGAAAAAAGCAACAAGGAAGTACCGTAAAGGGAGTAGTATGGGAGATGAATGTATTGATATTAGAGATAAAGATGAACAGTTTGTGATTCAACCAATAAGAAGGTCAATTTCAATGGATTCATCGGCGGATCGACAGCTATATTTAGCGGTACAAGAAGCTATAAGGTTGAACGGTGGCCGGCAAGTGAGTGAGGTTAGCCCCATTGAAGCTGGTTGTAGTAGTAATAGAGTGAGAAgatcttttttttctattggcCATTGTAGAAGGTCTAAAAGTAGTGCACTTTTACCTGTTTATTTGGAGccttaa